One genomic region from Pempheris klunzingeri isolate RE-2024b chromosome 4, fPemKlu1.hap1, whole genome shotgun sequence encodes:
- the snrpd2 gene encoding small nuclear ribonucleoprotein Sm D2, which translates to MSLLTKPKSEMTPEELQKREEEEFNTGPLSVLTQSVKNNTQVLINCRNNKKLLGRVKAFDRHCNMVLENVKEMWTEVPKSGKGKKKSKPVNKDRYISKMFLRGDSVIIVLRNPLITGK; encoded by the exons GAGTCTGCTAACAAAGCCCAAGTCCGAGATGACTCCAGAGGAGCTCCAGAaacgagaggaagaggagttcaACACGGGCCCCCTGTCTGTGCTCACCCAGTCGGTCAAGAACAACACGCAGGTCCTCATTAACTGTCGCAACAACAAGAAGCTGCTCGGAAGAGTCAAGGCTTTTGACAG GCACTGTAACATGGTCCTGGAGAATGTGAAGGAGATGTGGACAGAAGTTCCCAAGAGCGGGAAGGGAAAGAAGAAGTCTAAGCCTGTGAATAAGGACCGCTACATTTCTAAAATGTTCCTGAGGGGGGACTCCGTCATCATCGTGCTGAGAAATCCTCTGATCACAGGAAAATGA